The Leifsonia sp. ZF2019 DNA segment CAGGAGAGCGGCAGCGGCCCCGTCCAGGCGCGGAAGGCCGCCCAGACGTCACGGCTCGACGCCTCCCACGGCGCCTGCGGTTCGGAGGGCAGCTCGAGGGCGGCGATCTCGGGAGTGACCGCAGCCTCCACCTCCCGGACCGATGTGAACGGCACCCCGGTGACCGTCATGCCCCGCCAGCCCGGCGCCTCGCCCAAAAGGAGCACGGGCGCGTGCGGCATGGCCAGGTAGCGGCGCAGGTTGCGCTCCCGGCGCGCACCCTCGGGGTCGTCGCCGTAGAGCGCCTCCGCGTCGTCCGGCACCGGCACGGCACGGAGCAGACGGAAGAAGCCGGCGAGAGGGTCGACGCTCATGCCTCCACGATGCACCCGATTCGGCGAGCGGCGAAGGCCGGCGCGAGGAT contains these protein-coding regions:
- a CDS encoding uracil-DNA glycosylase, whose amino-acid sequence is MSVDPLAGFFRLLRAVPVPDDAEALYGDDPEGARRERNLRRYLAMPHAPVLLLGEAPGWRGMTVTGVPFTSVREVEAAVTPEIAALELPSEPQAPWEASSRDVWAAFRAWTGPLPLSWPVYPHHPFVAGDPRTNRTPRPAEVRAGAPVALELIRALGVEVVVAVGRKAQGALAAAGVEAPAVRHPAQGGARQFTEQLLRLTGSMHG